In Paeniglutamicibacter kerguelensis, one genomic interval encodes:
- a CDS encoding flavin reductase family protein, translating into MMVTRRKVVAEGGIPKKLDGATLHHFRGSLGRFATGVAIVTFDGVTRRHGITVNSFTSVSMDPPLVLVSIARSTKAHDELKDRPFTVNILGAEQQALAMHFAGRPGRDPIWVEGETAPRLSGVLAFFSCTPWAAYDGGDHTLYLGLVHEFNYRKGDALAFANSSFTTIPESQLGVEELL; encoded by the coding sequence ATGATGGTCACACGCAGGAAAGTGGTCGCCGAGGGTGGCATTCCCAAAAAGCTCGACGGCGCGACGTTGCATCACTTCCGCGGGAGCTTGGGCCGATTTGCCACGGGCGTTGCCATCGTGACCTTCGACGGCGTGACGCGGCGCCACGGCATCACCGTGAACTCCTTTACTTCGGTCTCGATGGACCCTCCGTTGGTGCTGGTGTCCATTGCGCGCAGCACCAAGGCGCACGACGAGCTTAAGGATCGCCCGTTCACGGTGAACATCCTCGGGGCCGAGCAGCAGGCCCTGGCCATGCATTTTGCCGGGCGCCCAGGCAGGGATCCCATCTGGGTCGAAGGCGAAACTGCACCGCGGCTTTCAGGCGTCCTGGCCTTTTTCTCATGTACCCCCTGGGCGGCCTACGACGGCGGCGACCACACGCTCTATCTGGGCTTGGTCCATGAATTCAACTACCGCAAGGGCGATGCCCTCGCGTTCGCGAACAGTTCCTTCACCACCATCCCCGAAAGCCAGCTGGGCGTCGAAGAGCTTCTATGA
- the hpaB gene encoding 4-hydroxyphenylacetate 3-monooxygenase, oxygenase component: MGIRTGRQFLDKLNSMTPHLVIDGEVVSENLTEHPAFKELALTYAKLFDMQHDPKYQDALTCTSPTSGDLVNASFLVPRSAEDLKKRRAATAAWAEYSNGFLGRTGDYMNASLTALSTAKKFFEKADPKFGQRIEAYYEFARENDLLATHTLIPPQVNRSVSGSEQLGGQLTARIVEERDGGIVISGARMLATIAPIADELLVFPSTVLRGTPEDEPFSFAFAIQNDAPGLRYLCRTGLHNGGNKHDEPLASRFDEIDAVVVFDDVFVPAERVFMQGRPDLCNAWYQETGAGALMTHQVVTRTIAKSEFFLGLASEIAGTIGIDGFQHIQEDLAELIRYVEIGKALVTASEALAAPSEDGVFLPHWETLNAARNWYPKASQRFPEIIRKFCASGLMALPGQADLEVAREDIEMYLQGKSLTGPERIRLFKLAYDASITGFSGRQALYEYFFFGDPVRMAGALVNSYDREPVRARIREFLARED; this comes from the coding sequence ATGGGCATCCGTACCGGTCGGCAGTTTCTGGACAAGCTCAACTCGATGACCCCTCACCTGGTCATCGACGGAGAAGTGGTCTCCGAAAATCTCACTGAGCACCCCGCGTTCAAGGAGCTGGCCCTCACCTACGCCAAGCTCTTCGACATGCAGCACGACCCCAAGTACCAAGACGCACTGACTTGCACCTCGCCAACCTCGGGGGACTTGGTCAACGCCTCGTTCCTGGTGCCGCGTTCGGCGGAGGACTTGAAGAAGCGGCGGGCGGCGACCGCCGCCTGGGCCGAATACTCAAACGGATTCCTGGGCCGCACCGGAGACTACATGAATGCCTCGCTCACCGCGCTGTCCACGGCCAAGAAGTTCTTTGAAAAGGCGGACCCGAAGTTCGGCCAACGCATCGAGGCCTACTACGAGTTCGCCCGCGAAAACGACCTGCTGGCGACCCACACCCTGATCCCGCCGCAGGTCAACCGATCGGTCTCCGGTTCGGAGCAGCTTGGCGGGCAGCTCACGGCGCGGATCGTCGAGGAGCGAGACGGCGGCATCGTCATCAGCGGTGCCCGCATGCTCGCCACGATCGCGCCGATCGCTGACGAACTCCTGGTCTTTCCCTCCACCGTGCTGCGCGGCACCCCCGAGGACGAGCCCTTCTCGTTTGCCTTCGCCATCCAGAACGACGCACCGGGCCTGCGCTACCTGTGCCGCACGGGCCTGCACAACGGCGGCAACAAGCACGACGAGCCCCTGGCGAGCCGTTTCGACGAGATCGATGCCGTGGTGGTGTTCGACGACGTCTTCGTTCCCGCCGAGCGCGTCTTCATGCAGGGCCGCCCCGACCTGTGCAATGCCTGGTACCAGGAGACGGGTGCCGGGGCGTTGATGACCCACCAGGTTGTCACCCGCACCATTGCCAAGTCCGAGTTCTTCCTGGGCCTGGCCTCGGAGATCGCCGGGACCATCGGCATCGACGGATTCCAGCACATCCAGGAGGACCTGGCCGAGCTGATCCGCTACGTCGAAATCGGCAAGGCGCTGGTCACCGCCTCCGAGGCGCTCGCGGCGCCGAGCGAGGACGGGGTTTTCCTGCCGCATTGGGAGACCCTGAACGCCGCGCGCAACTGGTACCCGAAGGCATCCCAGCGCTTTCCGGAGATCATCCGGAAATTCTGCGCCTCGGGCCTCATGGCGCTTCCGGGGCAGGCTGACCTTGAGGTGGCGCGGGAGGACATCGAGATGTACCTGCAGGGCAAGAGCCTGACCGGGCCGGAGCGCATCCGCCTGTTCAAGCTTGCCTACGATGCCTCGATCACGGGTTTCTCCGGCCGCCAGGCGCTCTATGAGTACTTCTTCTTCGGCGACCCGGTCCGCATGGCCGGCGCGCTGGTCAACAGCTACGACCGCGAGCCCGTCCGCGCGCGCATCCGCGAGTTCCTGGCCCGCGAAGACTAG